From Aquificota bacterium, one genomic window encodes:
- the lon gene encoding endopeptidase La, with amino-acid sequence MIPEEFIKVPEVPSGAFEIPVMPLRDLVVFPSMVIPLFVGRSFSIRAIEEALKGNRLIFLVLQKDKNIEVPTKEELYTVGTVAHIIRSAPIEENRLKLLVQGIKRAKLVDYKQNGDFFTAIVEPVEEEEVDPESLSKEIRAYIRSVKEQLDIAVSLGKQIIPDLLMLIKDLEDPGKIADLTASILEIKATEAQKVLETFDPIERLKLVHQLLQSEVGLLEVQSKIRGVAREKIEKEQREYFLRQQLKAILEELGEGDERRAEIEEYRKKLSKLKIPKDSKEEIEKQIKRLEKLHPESAEAGVLRTWLEWVLELPWNKSTKDRYDLDKAREVLDRDHYNLEKVKDRIIEYLAVKKLTKGKSHMVQILCFVGPPGVGKTSLGRSIAESLGRKFVRISLGGIRDEAEIRGHRRTYVGAMPGRIIQAIKQVGTKNPLIVLDEIDKLSLSFQGDPAAALLEVLDPEQNKSFVDLYIGLPFDLSDVFFICTANRVDTIPRPLLDRMEVIYLSGYSEEEKVFIAKNHLLPKLLPEHGFKDGQVLFSDDALLEVIRGYTRESGVRNLQRQLSTILRKLALKRLKGESPPFEVKAQDIKTFLGVSKRHVISEEKPMVGIAVGLAWTEVGGEIMIIEATKFKGKGHLILTGSLGDVMKESAQAALSYIKSKAEDYGIDPEVFSQVDVHIHVPEGAVPKDGPSAGITIAVALLSLFTGREVRTDIAMTGEVTLRGRVLPVGGLKEKILAAKRAGIYEVILPSKNKEEVMEDLPSYVREKMKLHFVDHLEEVFGIIFNKT; translated from the coding sequence ATGATTCCAGAAGAGTTTATAAAGGTGCCGGAGGTGCCTTCAGGGGCTTTTGAAATTCCTGTTATGCCCCTTAGGGACCTGGTGGTCTTCCCTTCCATGGTTATCCCACTTTTTGTAGGCAGGAGCTTTTCCATAAGGGCCATAGAAGAGGCCCTAAAGGGCAACAGACTAATATTCCTTGTGCTTCAAAAGGACAAGAATATAGAAGTGCCCACAAAGGAGGAGCTGTACACAGTAGGCACTGTAGCTCATATTATCAGGTCCGCACCCATAGAGGAAAACAGATTAAAGCTTTTGGTGCAAGGCATAAAAAGGGCAAAGCTTGTAGACTATAAGCAAAATGGGGACTTTTTCACAGCCATAGTTGAGCCTGTGGAGGAGGAGGAGGTTGACCCAGAAAGCCTTTCCAAGGAGATAAGGGCCTATATTAGGTCTGTAAAGGAACAGCTTGACATAGCAGTATCTCTTGGCAAGCAGATAATTCCGGACCTTTTGATGCTTATAAAGGACCTGGAGGACCCAGGAAAGATAGCAGACCTTACAGCCTCTATTTTGGAGATAAAAGCCACGGAGGCCCAAAAGGTTTTGGAGACCTTTGACCCAATAGAAAGGCTAAAGCTTGTGCATCAGCTACTCCAAAGCGAGGTGGGACTATTAGAAGTGCAAAGTAAGATAAGGGGCGTAGCCCGGGAAAAGATAGAAAAGGAACAAAGAGAATACTTTTTAAGACAACAGCTAAAAGCCATACTGGAAGAGTTGGGAGAGGGAGACGAAAGAAGGGCAGAGATAGAAGAGTACAGGAAGAAGCTAAGCAAGCTAAAAATTCCAAAGGACTCAAAGGAGGAGATAGAAAAGCAGATAAAGAGATTGGAAAAACTACACCCTGAGTCTGCAGAGGCGGGAGTGCTTAGGACTTGGCTTGAGTGGGTCCTTGAACTACCTTGGAACAAAAGCACAAAGGACCGGTATGACCTGGATAAGGCAAGGGAGGTCTTGGACAGAGACCACTACAACTTAGAAAAGGTAAAGGACAGGATAATAGAATACTTGGCGGTAAAGAAGCTAACAAAGGGCAAAAGCCATATGGTACAGATACTCTGCTTTGTTGGACCTCCTGGCGTTGGAAAAACATCCCTTGGCAGGTCTATAGCCGAATCCCTTGGGAGGAAGTTTGTAAGAATATCCCTTGGCGGTATTAGAGACGAGGCGGAGATAAGAGGCCATAGGAGGACCTATGTGGGTGCCATGCCCGGCAGGATAATACAGGCCATAAAGCAGGTAGGCACAAAGAACCCACTCATAGTGCTGGATGAGATAGATAAGCTATCTCTTTCCTTCCAAGGGGACCCAGCGGCGGCCCTCCTTGAAGTGCTTGACCCAGAACAAAATAAAAGCTTTGTGGACCTCTATATTGGCCTTCCCTTTGACCTTTCGGACGTGTTCTTTATATGCACGGCTAACAGGGTGGATACCATACCAAGGCCCTTGCTTGACAGGATGGAAGTTATATACCTCTCTGGCTACTCGGAAGAAGAAAAGGTCTTTATAGCCAAAAACCATCTCCTTCCCAAGCTTTTGCCAGAGCATGGCTTTAAGGATGGACAGGTGCTTTTTAGCGATGATGCCCTCCTTGAGGTAATAAGGGGCTATACAAGAGAGTCTGGCGTGAGAAACCTCCAAAGGCAACTAAGCACCATCTTAAGAAAGCTGGCATTAAAGCGTCTTAAGGGAGAATCTCCACCCTTTGAGGTAAAGGCTCAAGACATAAAAACCTTCCTTGGCGTATCCAAAAGGCATGTAATATCGGAAGAAAAACCCATGGTTGGCATAGCGGTGGGCCTTGCCTGGACAGAGGTGGGTGGAGAGATAATGATAATAGAGGCCACCAAGTTTAAGGGCAAAGGCCATCTTATACTCACCGGTTCCCTTGGAGATGTGATGAAAGAGTCTGCGCAGGCTGCCCTGTCCTACATAAAGTCAAAGGCAGAGGACTATGGCATAGACCCGGAGGTCTTTTCCCAGGTGGATGTGCATATACACGTGCCTGAGGGAGCGGTGCCAAAGGATGGACCTTCTGCAGGTATTACCATTGCGGTAGCCTTGCTTTCCCTCTTTACTGGAAGAGAGGTTAGAACGGATATAGCTATGACAGGAGAGGTCACCTTAAGGGGTAGGGTCCTCCCCGTGGGTGGTTTAAAGGAGAAAATACTGGCGGCCAAGAGGGCGGGCATATACGAGGTTATACTGCCATCTAAGAACAAGGAGGAGGTTATGGAGGACTTACCTTCCTATGTGCGAGAAAAGATGAAGCTTCATTTTGTTGACCATCTTGAAGAAGTTTTTGGTATAATTTTTAACAAAACTTAA
- a CDS encoding PilZ domain-containing protein: MDYQGGFETFREATRYMFESPSISDILFVVVGFSLAIGLLIVFPYAWSRYKARASLKKEFFSMGKSFGLFEPEISLLWKCANVSKEPTKIFQSKVVFEKCINKLVKEDLSIIEVVSQIRKKLRFDSMPWFLPLSSTRDIELYQTGFLSFEDVAYSSAVWDKNELELHIALLDTPIKAPAPGEKVKVSFLREDDGRYYFQGEVQRVYRDGTKLVVVLPHTDQLSKIQLREHLRWKVNIPARVYLYPDNIVLLVEEPENTIEGVIEDISPKGIRVCLPKLIEVKLEDKVFVQFEIKPLLIKAIGTVKNIRGGVERTCLGIKFENLGSAEEDYIRRFILEEQRETLKAYKMGEPKEGSSF; encoded by the coding sequence ATGGACTATCAGGGAGGGTTTGAAACTTTTAGAGAGGCCACCAGGTATATGTTTGAATCTCCAAGCATATCGGATATACTTTTTGTTGTTGTAGGTTTTTCCCTTGCTATTGGTCTTTTGATAGTATTCCCCTATGCATGGTCAAGATATAAGGCTAGAGCCAGCCTCAAAAAAGAGTTTTTTTCTATGGGTAAATCCTTTGGGTTGTTTGAGCCTGAAATATCCCTATTATGGAAGTGTGCAAATGTTAGTAAGGAGCCCACTAAAATATTTCAAAGTAAAGTTGTCTTTGAGAAGTGTATAAATAAGCTCGTTAAAGAAGACCTTTCTATCATAGAAGTGGTATCTCAGATAAGGAAAAAGCTTAGGTTTGATAGCATGCCTTGGTTTTTACCTCTTAGTAGTACAAGAGATATAGAGCTTTATCAAACTGGTTTTTTGTCTTTTGAGGATGTGGCATACAGCTCTGCTGTGTGGGATAAAAATGAACTAGAGCTTCACATAGCTTTGCTTGATACTCCTATAAAGGCTCCCGCACCGGGAGAAAAGGTAAAGGTTTCCTTCCTTAGGGAAGATGATGGTAGATACTATTTTCAGGGTGAGGTACAAAGGGTTTATAGGGATGGTACTAAGTTGGTGGTTGTATTACCCCATACAGACCAGCTATCTAAAATACAACTAAGGGAGCATCTTAGATGGAAAGTAAATATACCAGCCAGGGTGTACCTTTATCCGGATAACATAGTACTACTTGTGGAGGAGCCAGAGAACACCATAGAGGGAGTTATAGAAGATATTAGCCCAAAAGGTATAAGAGTCTGCTTGCCTAAATTGATAGAGGTGAAGTTGGAAGATAAGGTTTTCGTTCAGTTTGAAATAAAGCCACTCCTTATAAAGGCTATAGGCACGGTAAAAAACATAAGGGGTGGGGTGGAAAGAACGTGTCTGGGTATAAAGTTTGAAAATTTAGGCAGTGCGGAGGAAGATTATATAAGAAGGTTTATTTTGGAAGAACAAAGGGAAACGCTCAAAGCCTATAAAATGGGCGAACCTAAAGAAGGTTCCTCTTTTTAA
- the rpsU gene encoding 30S ribosomal protein S21 yields the protein MAIVEVYENEPFEKAFKRFKRIVEKEGILTEVKRRQFYEKPSEKKKRKERQARKRIVKALKKRNLL from the coding sequence TTGGCGATAGTGGAAGTTTATGAAAACGAACCCTTTGAGAAGGCTTTTAAGAGGTTCAAAAGGATAGTAGAAAAGGAAGGTATATTAACAGAGGTAAAAAGAAGGCAGTTTTACGAAAAGCCCAGCGAGAAGAAGAAGAGAAAGGAAAGGCAGGCAAGGAAAAGGATAGTTAAAGCTCTTAAAAAGAGGAACCTTCTTTAG
- the trxA gene encoding thioredoxin produces the protein MAGSVIVLTEANWQAEVINSNVPVVVDFWAPWCGPCRIIAPIIEELAMEMGDKVKFGKLNTDENPNIAMRYGIRAIPTIMLFKNGEVVDTRIGVQPKEALRQMINSHL, from the coding sequence ATGGCAGGTAGCGTTATAGTGCTTACAGAAGCAAACTGGCAGGCGGAGGTTATAAACTCCAATGTGCCAGTGGTTGTGGATTTTTGGGCACCTTGGTGCGGACCTTGTAGGATAATAGCACCCATAATAGAAGAGCTTGCTATGGAAATGGGAGATAAGGTAAAGTTTGGAAAGCTAAACACAGACGAAAACCCAAACATAGCCATGAGATATGGCATAAGGGCCATACCTACCATAATGCTCTTCAAAAACGGTGAAGTGGTGGATACGCGTATAGGCGTCCAGCCAAAAGAGGCCCTTAGACAGATGATAAACAGCCACCTTTAA
- the trxB gene encoding thioredoxin-disulfide reductase — MELSEDILYDTIIVGGGPAGLTAGLYCARAKLNTLLFEKGTLGGQIAITDLVENYPGFPEGISGKELTQKFKEQAERFGLKILRKEVSKIEKKGKEIFIHLRTGELVRSKTVILTVGSNPRRLGVPGEEEFLNRGVSYCATCDGALFEGVPIAVIGGGDSATQESLFLTRFASKVYLVHRRDQLRAQKHLQEKVFSNPKITFVPNKVVEEIRGKDFVESLLLRDTKDGSLSELPVEGVFIFIGLEPNTGFLKGVVDLDDKGYIITDERMRTSMEGVFAAGDCRSGATGQVAVAVGEGCIAAIEAERYIEDMF, encoded by the coding sequence ATGGAACTATCAGAGGATATACTTTACGATACGATCATAGTTGGTGGTGGTCCTGCGGGTTTAACCGCGGGGCTTTATTGCGCAAGGGCTAAATTAAATACCTTACTTTTTGAAAAGGGCACCTTGGGAGGGCAGATAGCCATCACAGACCTTGTGGAAAACTACCCAGGCTTTCCCGAAGGAATAAGCGGTAAGGAGCTTACACAGAAATTCAAAGAGCAAGCTGAGCGTTTTGGTCTCAAAATACTTAGGAAAGAAGTTTCAAAAATAGAGAAAAAGGGCAAGGAAATATTTATACATTTGAGGACCGGTGAGCTTGTTAGGAGTAAAACGGTAATACTTACCGTTGGTTCCAATCCAAGAAGGCTTGGTGTGCCTGGTGAAGAAGAGTTTTTAAACCGTGGAGTCTCTTACTGTGCTACATGCGATGGCGCCCTCTTTGAGGGTGTTCCCATAGCCGTAATTGGTGGTGGCGATTCTGCCACTCAAGAGAGCCTATTTTTGACAAGGTTTGCAAGTAAGGTATACTTGGTCCATAGAAGGGACCAGCTGAGGGCCCAAAAACACCTTCAAGAAAAGGTTTTCTCCAACCCTAAGATAACCTTTGTTCCCAATAAGGTGGTGGAAGAGATAAGAGGAAAGGACTTTGTGGAGAGCTTACTGCTTAGAGATACAAAGGATGGTAGCCTTTCGGAGCTTCCCGTGGAAGGGGTCTTTATATTCATAGGCCTTGAGCCTAATACAGGGTTCCTTAAAGGAGTGGTGGACCTTGACGATAAAGGATATATAATCACCGACGAAAGGATGAGGACATCCATGGAAGGTGTTTTTGCTGCTGGTGATTGTAGGAGTGGGGCCACTGGTCAAGTAGCCGTAGCCGTTGGAGAGGGTTGCATTGCGGCCATAGAGGCAGAAAGGTACATAGAGGATATGTTTTAA
- a CDS encoding metalloregulator ArsR/SmtB family transcription factor: MQVDIISEERLEEWAEFLKALAHPIRLRIISVLIEGKQCVKNLSDLLHTSQPNVSQHLSILRNKGILGCKRDGSIVCYYIKDERAIEIYKILSKEV, from the coding sequence ATGCAGGTGGATATTATAAGCGAGGAGAGGTTGGAAGAATGGGCAGAGTTTTTAAAAGCCCTTGCCCATCCTATTAGGCTAAGGATCATATCGGTATTAATTGAGGGCAAGCAGTGCGTCAAAAACCTTAGCGACCTCCTTCACACTTCTCAACCGAACGTATCTCAACACCTAAGCATTCTAAGGAACAAAGGCATATTGGGGTGTAAGAGGGATGGTTCCATAGTGTGCTACTACATCAAAGACGAAAGGGCAATAGAAATTTACAAAATCCTTAGTAAGGAGGTGTAA